One Labilithrix sp. DNA window includes the following coding sequences:
- a CDS encoding serine/threonine protein kinase: MALEPAKLSDFKLAGSLGAGATARVWEATHLTSGRPVAIKMMDDSGSSAEMRERFAREAILLSGVESRHVSKILGFGFEKGQPFLVLERLAGETLDAKLRRDGPVQPHVAVRWIEQLIVGIRDCHDAKVIHRDIKPSNIFLHHDGFDEVVKVIDFGVARLREITDEGSGGLTSANHLIGSMGYMAPEQFTNAKGVHFTADLYAIGIVVYRTLTGRLPFVSRSLQAVIKMKVEQSVPKISAMPGMPQNPLLDWFVQKAAAKDPGVRFQSAREMLDHWWNVMASFDDSGVTDIMRGIGRVDESYAGVLHRPAQRHRTAPPSVSPPTPPTPKMPQAFAPPSFAPVSSTNEHTIHARPAFLTQDPDEAPHTERTMEETAAYVEGADPFDLPTKSDPNLRKLVERELALQRARKEGKG, from the coding sequence ATGGCGCTCGAGCCCGCCAAGCTCTCGGACTTCAAGCTGGCGGGCTCGCTCGGCGCCGGCGCGACCGCCCGCGTCTGGGAGGCCACCCACCTCACGAGCGGCCGCCCCGTCGCGATCAAGATGATGGACGACTCCGGCTCGAGCGCGGAGATGCGCGAGCGCTTCGCGCGGGAGGCGATCCTCCTCTCCGGCGTGGAGAGCCGTCACGTCAGCAAGATCCTCGGGTTCGGCTTCGAGAAGGGGCAGCCGTTCCTCGTCCTCGAGCGCCTCGCGGGAGAGACGCTCGACGCCAAGCTCCGGCGCGACGGCCCGGTGCAGCCCCACGTGGCGGTGCGCTGGATCGAGCAGCTGATCGTCGGCATCCGCGACTGCCACGACGCGAAGGTCATCCATCGCGACATCAAGCCGTCGAACATCTTCCTCCACCACGACGGCTTCGACGAGGTCGTGAAGGTGATCGACTTCGGCGTCGCGCGCCTCCGCGAGATCACGGACGAAGGCTCGGGCGGCCTCACCTCCGCGAACCACCTCATCGGCAGCATGGGGTACATGGCGCCGGAGCAGTTCACGAACGCGAAGGGCGTGCACTTCACCGCCGACCTCTACGCGATCGGCATCGTCGTCTACCGCACGCTGACGGGGCGCCTCCCCTTCGTGAGCCGCTCGCTCCAGGCCGTCATCAAGATGAAGGTCGAGCAGTCGGTCCCCAAGATCTCCGCGATGCCGGGGATGCCGCAGAACCCGCTCCTCGACTGGTTCGTGCAGAAGGCGGCGGCGAAGGACCCGGGCGTACGGTTCCAGAGCGCGCGCGAGATGCTCGATCACTGGTGGAACGTGATGGCGAGCTTCGACGACAGCGGCGTGACGGACATCATGCGCGGGATCGGCCGCGTCGACGAGTCGTACGCCGGCGTCCTGCATCGCCCCGCGCAGCGGCACCGCACCGCGCCGCCGTCCGTCTCCCCGCCGACCCCGCCGACGCCGAAGATGCCGCAGGCCTTCGCGCCGCCGTCGTTCGCGCCGGTGTCGTCGACCAACGAGCACACGATCCACGCGCGCCCCGCGTTCCTCACCCAGGACCCGGACGAGGCGCCGCACACCGAGCGGACGATGGAGGAGACCGCGGCCTACGTGGAGGGCGCGGATCCCTTCGACCTCCCGACGAAGAGCGATCCGAACCTCCGGAAGCTCGTCGAGCGTGAGCTCGCGCTCCAGCGCGCCCGCAAGGAAGGCAAAGGCTGA
- a CDS encoding NAD-dependent epimerase/dehydratase family protein yields MRIQGSNIVVTGGAGFIGSHLVRALAERGAARVTVVDSLRYGDVANLGAREGVRLVKHEIGFDPPADLERALEGADLLFHLAAEKHNQSKDSPSRVLASNVAGTLALYEAAVKAGVKKIVFTSSLYAYGRMSGGAFVETERCEPKTVYGISKLAGEHLLAYTSQASGVPFVVLRYLFIYGPKQFAGMGYKSVIMKSFERLLAGEAPVVFGDGMQALDYVYVDDAVEATILAATEDVSGEVLNVASGRATTVRDLIETMVKVSGRDLAPAFGPADWTAGTHRFGDPEKTARVLGWRATTSLEDGLRRTFDWIAAQGRS; encoded by the coding sequence ATGCGTATCCAGGGCTCGAACATCGTCGTGACCGGGGGCGCCGGGTTCATCGGCTCGCACCTCGTTCGTGCGCTCGCGGAGCGCGGCGCGGCGCGGGTCACCGTCGTCGACAGCCTGCGTTACGGCGACGTCGCCAACCTCGGGGCGCGCGAGGGCGTGCGGCTCGTGAAGCACGAGATCGGGTTCGACCCGCCGGCCGATCTCGAGCGCGCGCTCGAGGGCGCGGATCTCCTCTTTCACCTCGCCGCCGAGAAGCACAACCAGAGCAAGGACTCGCCCTCCCGCGTCCTCGCGAGCAACGTCGCCGGCACCCTCGCCCTCTACGAGGCGGCGGTGAAGGCCGGCGTGAAGAAGATCGTCTTCACCTCTTCGCTCTACGCCTACGGCCGCATGAGCGGAGGCGCCTTCGTCGAGACGGAGCGATGCGAGCCGAAGACGGTCTACGGCATCAGCAAGCTCGCCGGCGAGCACTTGCTCGCGTACACGAGCCAGGCCTCCGGCGTCCCGTTCGTGGTGCTGCGGTACCTCTTCATCTACGGCCCGAAGCAGTTCGCGGGCATGGGCTACAAGAGCGTCATCATGAAGAGCTTCGAGCGGCTCCTCGCCGGCGAAGCGCCCGTCGTCTTCGGCGACGGCATGCAGGCGCTCGACTACGTGTACGTCGACGACGCGGTCGAGGCGACGATCCTCGCCGCCACCGAGGACGTCTCGGGGGAGGTCCTCAACGTCGCGAGCGGCAGAGCGACGACCGTGCGGGACCTGATCGAAACGATGGTGAAGGTGAGCGGTCGCGACCTCGCCCCCGCCTTCGGCCCGGCCGACTGGACCGCGGGGACCCACCGGTTCGGCGATCCGGAGAAGACCGCGCGTGTCCTCGGGTGGCGCGCCACCACGTCCCTCGAAGACGGCCTCCGCCGCACGTTCGATTGGATCGCGGCTCAGGGCCGGTCGTAG
- the pcnB gene encoding polynucleotide adenylyltransferase PcnB, with amino-acid sequence MRHDAPLEEDAIDPDAAKVVRRLERSGFQAYLVGGCVRDLLLRGRPKDFDVATSARPDDVRGLFRNCRIIGRRFRLAHVLFGGGKVVEVATFRKNPGENDLDEDLLIRSDNVFGEAHEDALRRDFTINALFYDLDRRQVLDWCGGMPDILRRTIRTIGEPNVRFREDPVRILRAIKFAARLDLGIDPHVYDAMVASRLELARAARPRLFEEILRLMRAGGAHRSMWLMWEVGAMAVLLPELAAFLDDEEATADGSLRFFRKMDAIDRKTLDDGVLDDVVLMTALLYEPLEEAAEGVRDVMAAVNDFLEPIIERIAMPRRIADGIRRIMTMVPRILAGKIGRFARTELFLPALDVAEIVLVSRGQSTSAIETLRREAMPPAPPREPRRPSGFPRQRGVRR; translated from the coding sequence ATGCGGCACGACGCGCCGCTCGAGGAGGACGCGATCGATCCCGACGCGGCGAAGGTCGTGCGCCGGCTCGAGCGCAGCGGCTTTCAGGCGTACCTCGTCGGCGGCTGCGTCCGCGATCTCCTCCTCCGCGGCCGCCCGAAGGACTTCGACGTCGCGACGAGCGCGCGCCCCGACGACGTGCGCGGGCTCTTCCGCAACTGCCGCATCATCGGGCGCCGCTTCCGCCTCGCGCACGTGCTCTTCGGCGGCGGCAAGGTCGTCGAGGTCGCCACCTTCCGCAAGAACCCGGGCGAGAACGACCTCGACGAGGACCTCCTCATCCGGAGCGACAACGTCTTTGGCGAGGCGCACGAGGACGCGCTCCGCCGCGACTTCACGATCAACGCGCTCTTTTACGATCTCGATCGCCGCCAGGTGCTCGACTGGTGCGGGGGCATGCCGGACATCCTGCGCCGCACGATCCGCACGATCGGCGAGCCGAACGTCCGCTTCCGCGAGGACCCGGTCCGCATCCTCCGCGCGATCAAGTTCGCCGCGCGCCTCGACCTCGGCATCGACCCGCACGTCTACGACGCGATGGTGGCGTCGCGCCTCGAGCTCGCGCGCGCCGCGCGGCCGCGGCTCTTCGAGGAGATCCTCCGGCTCATGCGCGCGGGCGGGGCGCACCGTTCGATGTGGCTCATGTGGGAAGTGGGGGCGATGGCGGTCCTCCTCCCCGAGCTCGCGGCGTTCCTCGACGACGAGGAGGCGACCGCGGACGGCAGTCTCCGCTTCTTCCGCAAGATGGACGCGATCGATCGGAAGACGCTCGACGATGGCGTGCTCGACGACGTCGTGCTCATGACCGCGCTCCTCTACGAGCCGCTCGAGGAGGCGGCGGAGGGCGTGCGCGACGTGATGGCGGCGGTGAACGACTTCCTCGAGCCGATCATCGAGCGCATCGCGATGCCGCGGCGCATCGCCGACGGCATCCGCCGGATCATGACGATGGTCCCGCGCATCCTCGCGGGCAAGATCGGCCGCTTCGCGCGCACGGAGCTCTTCCTCCCCGCGCTCGACGTCGCCGAGATCGTGCTCGTGTCGCGCGGCCAGAGCACGAGCGCGATCGAGACGCTGCGCCGCGAGGCGATGCCGCCCGCGCCGCCGCGCGAGCCGCGCCGCCCCTCCGGCTTCCCGCGCCAGCGTGGCGTCCGGCGCTGA
- a CDS encoding glycosyltransferase: MSSSFHPPEETGSSSVEVSVLVPCLNEELNLGELARRVLEVFEVGGFRGELVIVNDGSTDGTGRVIDALAEAHPGTVIAVHHTENRGIAAAWKTAAAAATGRLVATIDADLQYQPEDLLRLRRKLIESNADVVQGWRSAVGRRRDNRYYLSRGLNRMLNGVFGMELQDNKSGFVICSREVFLDLLTYQGTYFYWQSFIMVAAKAKGYSYEQIETLFEQRRQGVSFLETTSTSASLKSVYDLGKAAWEYRVRPPVPDVAHQFLRRNPVVDRSPERDPLQELRWRTYLSLFGATHWMITRDVEGYYETLRKTQWLAADEVRELQDEKLRRIVRHAYRNVPYYRARMQALKLAPSDVRGQADLHKLPFLTKADIRKHLFFDIMSENHDKAQVLKITTSGSTGEPFVCFADRAQLEHRWAATLRAQEWTGYRFGDPTVRLWHQTLGMTTLQASRERADAILSNRSFVPVFQLADAKLPEMIRTIAEKQPVLIDGYAEALDLLARYLKSSGNDVALRPRAIMSSAQTLPASSRRLMEEAFGCKVFDKYGSREFSGIAYECNAHDGHHVVAESYIVEILKGGEPAKPGDIGEIVITDLNNYCMPFLRYRIGDIGEAMAPGACSCGRGAPRIGAIEGRVQSIIQGTEGRFLPGTFFAHYLKEFDHAIRQFQVVQDEPGAITFRVVKGGRYSEAVLDEILTTFREHLGAHMKITTEFVDDLALIRTGKRVASVSRVPIDFQNVAPSLIRAHREGNGRSTAAS, encoded by the coding sequence GTGTCTAGCTCGTTCCATCCGCCGGAGGAAACTGGATCGTCATCCGTCGAGGTGTCCGTCCTCGTCCCCTGCCTGAACGAGGAGCTGAACCTCGGCGAGCTCGCGCGGCGCGTCCTCGAGGTCTTCGAGGTGGGGGGATTCCGCGGGGAGCTCGTCATCGTGAACGACGGCTCGACCGACGGGACCGGTCGCGTGATCGACGCGCTCGCGGAGGCGCACCCCGGGACCGTGATCGCCGTTCACCACACCGAGAACCGCGGCATCGCGGCGGCGTGGAAGACGGCCGCCGCCGCCGCCACCGGTCGCCTCGTCGCCACGATCGACGCCGATCTCCAGTACCAGCCGGAGGACCTCCTCCGCCTGCGCCGGAAGCTCATCGAGTCGAACGCCGACGTCGTGCAAGGCTGGCGCAGCGCCGTCGGCCGCCGGCGCGACAACCGCTACTACCTGAGCCGCGGCCTCAACCGAATGCTGAACGGCGTGTTCGGGATGGAGCTGCAAGACAACAAGAGCGGGTTCGTGATCTGCAGCCGGGAGGTCTTCCTCGATCTCCTGACGTACCAGGGCACCTACTTCTACTGGCAGTCCTTCATCATGGTCGCCGCCAAGGCGAAGGGTTACTCGTACGAGCAGATCGAGACCCTCTTCGAGCAGCGGCGCCAGGGCGTGTCGTTCCTCGAGACCACCTCGACGTCGGCGAGCCTGAAGAGCGTCTACGACCTCGGGAAGGCCGCCTGGGAGTACCGCGTCCGGCCGCCGGTGCCCGACGTCGCGCATCAGTTCTTGCGCCGCAACCCGGTCGTGGATCGCTCTCCCGAGCGCGATCCGCTGCAGGAGCTGCGCTGGCGCACGTACCTCTCGCTCTTCGGCGCGACGCACTGGATGATCACGCGCGACGTCGAGGGCTACTACGAGACGCTGCGCAAGACGCAGTGGCTCGCCGCCGACGAGGTCCGCGAGCTCCAGGACGAGAAGCTTCGTCGCATCGTCCGGCACGCCTACCGCAACGTCCCCTACTACCGGGCGCGCATGCAGGCGCTGAAGCTCGCGCCGAGCGACGTTCGCGGCCAAGCCGACCTCCACAAGCTGCCCTTCTTGACGAAGGCCGACATCCGGAAGCACCTCTTCTTCGACATCATGTCGGAGAACCACGACAAGGCGCAGGTGCTCAAGATCACGACGAGCGGCTCGACCGGCGAGCCGTTCGTGTGCTTCGCGGACCGCGCTCAGCTCGAGCATCGCTGGGCGGCGACCCTGCGCGCGCAGGAGTGGACCGGCTATCGGTTCGGCGATCCCACCGTGCGCCTCTGGCACCAGACCCTCGGCATGACGACCTTGCAGGCGTCGCGCGAGCGCGCCGACGCGATCCTCTCGAACCGCTCGTTCGTCCCGGTCTTCCAGCTCGCCGACGCCAAGCTGCCCGAGATGATCCGCACGATCGCCGAGAAGCAGCCGGTCCTGATCGACGGCTACGCCGAGGCGCTCGACCTCCTCGCGCGGTACCTGAAGTCGAGCGGCAACGACGTCGCGCTGCGGCCGCGCGCGATCATGTCGAGCGCGCAGACGCTCCCCGCCTCGAGCCGGCGCCTCATGGAGGAGGCCTTCGGCTGCAAGGTGTTCGACAAGTACGGCAGCCGCGAGTTCTCCGGGATCGCCTACGAGTGCAACGCGCACGACGGCCACCACGTCGTCGCGGAGAGCTACATCGTCGAAATATTGAAAGGCGGTGAGCCCGCCAAACCAGGTGACATCGGCGAAATCGTCATCACCGATCTCAACAACTACTGCATGCCCTTCCTCCGTTATCGCATCGGCGACATCGGAGAGGCGATGGCCCCCGGCGCGTGCTCGTGCGGGCGCGGGGCGCCGCGCATCGGCGCGATCGAGGGGCGCGTCCAATCCATCATCCAGGGCACGGAGGGACGCTTCTTGCCCGGCACCTTCTTCGCCCACTACCTCAAGGAGTTCGACCACGCGATCCGGCAATTCCAGGTCGTGCAGGACGAGCCGGGCGCGATCACGTTCCGCGTGGTCAAGGGCGGCCGCTACTCCGAGGCGGTGCTCGACGAGATCCTGACCACCTTCCGCGAGCACCTCGGCGCGCACATGAAGATCACGACCGAGTTCGTCGATGACCTCGCGCTCATTCGCACCGGCAAACGCGTCGCGAGCGTCTCGCGCGTCCCGATCGATTTCCAGAACGTGGCCCCGTCGCTCATTCGCGCGCACCGAGAAGGAAACGGCCGCTCGACCGCGGCCTCCTGA
- a CDS encoding methyltransferase domain-containing protein — protein MDVEALNDRLAREHPIDDYYARSPLPIRLIEKRRLSIIREMIGPAAGLELAEIGSGGGHVLRMFKEAKITAIDVSDVFLDTARKNLAGYDAKFVKGEVDKLDLPAGSFDRIICTEVLEHTVDPGVILEALAKLLRKDGVAVITVPNDPLILRLKDIVRRSPAGYVLGGRVNWGGDEYHLHKWTPDEFGRLLARYFRVTERRSAPLDRLPIRVCYRCVPL, from the coding sequence ATGGACGTCGAAGCGCTGAACGATCGCCTCGCCCGCGAGCACCCGATTGACGACTACTACGCGCGCTCGCCGCTCCCGATCCGGCTGATCGAGAAGCGCCGCCTGTCCATCATTCGCGAGATGATCGGCCCCGCGGCCGGTCTCGAGCTCGCCGAGATCGGGTCCGGCGGCGGCCACGTGCTCCGCATGTTCAAGGAAGCCAAGATCACCGCGATCGACGTCTCCGACGTGTTCCTCGACACCGCTCGCAAGAACCTCGCCGGCTACGACGCCAAGTTCGTGAAGGGCGAGGTCGACAAGCTCGATCTGCCCGCCGGCAGCTTCGACCGCATCATCTGCACCGAGGTGCTGGAGCACACGGTCGACCCGGGAGTGATCCTCGAGGCCCTCGCGAAGCTCCTCCGGAAGGACGGCGTCGCGGTGATCACGGTGCCCAACGATCCCCTCATCCTTCGGCTCAAGGACATCGTCCGACGCAGCCCGGCGGGGTACGTCCTGGGCGGTCGCGTGAACTGGGGCGGCGACGAGTACCACCTCCACAAGTGGACGCCGGACGAGTTCGGGCGCCTGCTCGCCCGCTACTTCCGCGTGACGGAGCGCCGCTCGGCGCCGCTGGATCGCCTCCCGATCCGGGTCTGCTACCGCTGCGTCCCGCTCTGA
- the dnaK gene encoding molecular chaperone DnaK translates to MGKIIGIDLGTTNSCVAIMEGREPKVIVNEEGSRITPSVVAWDDKGEILVGQIAKRQAVTNPENTIFSAKRFIGRRFDEVNEETKRVPYKTVKADNGDTSFDIRGKKVSPPEVAAKVLQKLKKAAEDYLGEKITEAVITVPAYFNDAQRQATKDAGRIAGLEVKRIVNEPTAAALAYGLDKKKDEIIAVYDFGGGTFDISILEVGDNVVQVISTNGDTHLGGDDVDNLIIDWMIAEFKKSQGIDLAKDKMALQRLKEAGEKAKIELSNMQETSINLPFVSVGPGGPVHLDMRLSRSKLEQMMSPLIERTMEPVKKALQDAKKSPKDIAEVILVGGSTRIPLVKETVKKFFGKDPHQGVNPDEVVAIGAAVQAGVLSGDVKDMVLLDVTPLSLGVETLGGVMTVMIPRNTTIPTQKKEIFSTATDNQPSVEVHVLQGERTEARYNRTLGKFHLEGIMPAPRGMPKVEVTFDIDANGILSVHAKDTATGKDQKITITANSGLNEADIKKMVDEAATHEAEDKERREQIERRNKLDNMCYTLEKTISENKEKLQAADVSTLEGLIKDGRAAVEKQDDAQVKDVLEKLEKEAHRLASVMYQNAPGGAPGAGGPDGGGEAPPAGDAGGEKKKDVIDAEFEETNG, encoded by the coding sequence ATGGGCAAGATCATCGGAATCGACCTCGGCACGACCAACAGTTGCGTGGCGATCATGGAAGGGCGCGAGCCGAAGGTGATCGTCAACGAAGAGGGCTCGCGCATCACGCCGAGCGTGGTCGCGTGGGACGACAAGGGCGAGATCCTCGTCGGTCAGATCGCGAAGCGTCAGGCGGTCACGAACCCCGAGAACACGATCTTCAGCGCGAAGCGCTTCATCGGCCGCCGCTTCGACGAGGTGAACGAGGAGACGAAGCGCGTCCCGTACAAGACGGTGAAGGCCGACAACGGCGACACGTCGTTCGACATTCGCGGCAAGAAGGTCAGCCCGCCCGAGGTCGCGGCGAAGGTCCTCCAGAAGCTGAAGAAGGCCGCCGAAGACTACCTGGGCGAGAAGATCACCGAGGCCGTCATCACCGTCCCCGCGTACTTCAACGACGCGCAGCGCCAGGCGACGAAGGACGCCGGCCGCATCGCGGGCCTCGAGGTGAAGCGCATCGTCAACGAGCCCACCGCCGCCGCGCTCGCGTACGGTCTCGACAAGAAGAAGGACGAGATCATCGCCGTCTACGACTTCGGCGGCGGCACGTTCGACATCTCGATCCTCGAGGTCGGCGACAACGTCGTGCAGGTCATCTCGACCAACGGCGACACGCACCTCGGCGGCGACGACGTCGACAACCTGATCATCGACTGGATGATCGCCGAGTTCAAGAAGAGCCAGGGCATCGACCTCGCGAAGGACAAGATGGCCCTCCAGCGCCTCAAGGAGGCGGGCGAGAAGGCGAAGATCGAGCTCTCCAACATGCAGGAGACGTCGATCAACCTGCCGTTCGTCTCGGTCGGCCCCGGCGGTCCGGTCCACCTCGACATGCGCCTCTCGCGCTCGAAGCTCGAGCAGATGATGTCGCCGCTCATCGAGCGCACGATGGAGCCCGTCAAGAAGGCGCTCCAGGACGCGAAGAAGAGCCCGAAGGACATCGCCGAGGTCATCCTCGTCGGCGGCTCGACGCGCATCCCGCTCGTGAAGGAGACGGTCAAGAAGTTCTTCGGCAAGGATCCGCACCAGGGCGTGAACCCGGACGAGGTCGTCGCGATCGGCGCGGCGGTCCAGGCCGGCGTCCTCTCCGGCGACGTGAAGGACATGGTCCTCCTCGACGTCACGCCGCTCTCGCTCGGCGTCGAGACGCTCGGCGGCGTGATGACGGTGATGATCCCGCGCAACACGACGATCCCGACGCAGAAGAAGGAGATCTTCTCCACCGCGACGGACAACCAGCCGTCGGTCGAGGTCCACGTCCTCCAGGGCGAGCGCACCGAGGCGCGCTACAACCGCACCCTCGGCAAGTTCCACCTCGAGGGCATCATGCCGGCGCCGCGCGGCATGCCGAAGGTCGAGGTCACGTTCGACATCGACGCGAACGGCATCCTCTCCGTCCACGCGAAGGACACCGCGACGGGCAAGGACCAGAAGATCACCATCACCGCGAACTCGGGCCTCAACGAGGCGGACATCAAGAAGATGGTCGACGAGGCGGCGACGCACGAGGCCGAGGACAAGGAGCGGCGCGAGCAGATCGAGCGCCGCAACAAGCTCGACAACATGTGTTACACGCTCGAGAAGACCATCTCCGAGAACAAGGAGAAGCTCCAGGCCGCGGACGTCTCCACGCTCGAGGGCCTCATCAAGGACGGTCGCGCCGCGGTCGAGAAGCAGGACGACGCGCAGGTGAAGGACGTCCTCGAGAAGCTCGAGAAGGAGGCCCACCGCCTCGCGAGCGTGATGTACCAGAACGCTCCCGGCGGCGCCCCGGGCGCGGGCGGACCCGACGGCGGCGGCGAGGCTCCTCCCGCCGGCGACGCGGGCGGCGAGAAGAAGAAGGACGTCATCGACGCCGAGTTCGAAGAGACGAACGGCTGA
- a CDS encoding thioredoxin domain-containing protein, with product MQPTMPNRLATEASPYLLQHANNPVAWWPWCEEALAEARARDVPILLSIGYSACHWCHVMERESFEDAAIAEVMNALFVNVKVDREERPDLDQIYQLTVQLMGRSGGWPLTVFLTPAQKPFFAGTYFPPDDRHGMPGFPKVLRALAEAYRDRRDEVLGQAEELTKAIAQIGRGTSGTSGTSGAADAAPGSFVLGRDLLQRAAGPLLKRCDDVYGGFGDAPKFPNTMPLEVLLRRGVLEDVAAAREAARLQLERMRRGGIWDHLGGGFHRYSTDREWLVPHFEKMLYDNALLLRAYVDGSRALGEPAFADVARDVAQYVAREMTDPDGGFYASQDADSEPEPGEEKQEGAFFVWSPADVRAALGDGPDAEQALKHFGITLAGNFEEHGRPTFKTVLSSVRDGDITPIKEKLFAAREARPKPFRDEKVLTSWNALMIGALAEAGAALDEPALTAAAERAFAFVWATMLDGGRVARLCKKVDGEWLVKKPGFLDDHAYLANAALDLYEATGAPGYVAHARAIADALLDAFYVEGEGFYFTPKDGEALITRAQDPYDNAVPSGSSIACRALLRLGALVGDRYAAIAERELVRLAPEAAKNPFAYGQSICELDRLVRGSVDVVLVGPRADARTKSLARATFTQWLPNRTVAWLDPTDAATLEACSALAEGKPAQDAPAAYVCRGRTCSLPVTTPAELLPLLTPS from the coding sequence AACATGCAAACAATCCGGTCGCGTGGTGGCCGTGGTGCGAGGAGGCGCTCGCGGAGGCGCGGGCGCGCGACGTGCCGATCCTCCTCTCGATCGGGTACTCCGCCTGCCACTGGTGCCACGTGATGGAGCGCGAGAGCTTCGAGGACGCCGCGATCGCGGAGGTCATGAACGCGCTCTTCGTGAACGTGAAGGTCGACCGCGAGGAGCGGCCCGATCTCGACCAGATCTACCAGCTCACGGTGCAGCTCATGGGTCGCTCGGGCGGCTGGCCGCTCACGGTGTTCCTCACGCCGGCGCAGAAGCCCTTCTTCGCCGGTACGTATTTCCCGCCCGACGATCGCCACGGCATGCCGGGCTTCCCGAAGGTCCTCCGCGCGCTGGCGGAGGCGTACCGCGATCGCCGCGACGAGGTCCTTGGCCAGGCGGAGGAGCTGACGAAGGCGATCGCGCAGATCGGCCGCGGCACGAGCGGCACGAGCGGCACGAGCGGCGCGGCCGACGCGGCGCCGGGATCGTTCGTGCTCGGGCGCGATCTCCTCCAGCGCGCGGCGGGCCCGCTCCTCAAGCGCTGCGACGACGTCTACGGCGGCTTCGGCGACGCGCCGAAGTTCCCGAACACGATGCCGCTCGAGGTGCTCCTCCGTCGCGGCGTGCTCGAGGACGTGGCCGCCGCGCGCGAGGCCGCGCGCCTCCAGCTCGAGCGCATGCGCCGCGGCGGGATCTGGGACCACCTCGGGGGCGGGTTCCACCGCTACTCGACCGATCGCGAGTGGCTCGTCCCGCACTTCGAGAAGATGCTCTACGACAACGCGCTCCTCTTGCGCGCGTACGTCGACGGGTCGCGCGCCCTCGGCGAGCCAGCGTTCGCCGACGTCGCGCGTGACGTCGCGCAGTACGTCGCGCGCGAGATGACCGATCCCGACGGTGGCTTCTACGCCTCGCAGGACGCGGACAGCGAGCCGGAGCCGGGCGAAGAGAAGCAAGAGGGCGCGTTCTTCGTGTGGTCGCCGGCCGACGTGCGCGCCGCGCTCGGCGACGGACCCGACGCGGAGCAGGCGCTGAAGCACTTCGGCATCACGCTCGCCGGCAACTTCGAGGAGCACGGCCGGCCGACGTTCAAGACCGTCCTCTCGTCCGTCCGCGACGGCGACATCACGCCGATCAAGGAGAAGCTGTTCGCCGCGCGCGAGGCGCGGCCGAAGCCGTTCCGCGACGAGAAGGTGCTCACGAGCTGGAACGCGCTGATGATCGGCGCGCTCGCGGAGGCCGGCGCCGCGCTCGACGAGCCCGCCCTCACCGCCGCGGCGGAGCGCGCCTTCGCGTTCGTGTGGGCGACGATGCTGGACGGCGGCCGCGTCGCGCGGCTCTGCAAGAAGGTGGACGGCGAGTGGCTCGTGAAGAAGCCCGGCTTCCTCGACGACCACGCCTACCTCGCGAACGCGGCCCTCGACCTCTACGAGGCCACCGGCGCGCCGGGCTACGTCGCCCACGCGCGCGCGATCGCGGACGCGCTGCTCGACGCGTTCTACGTCGAAGGCGAAGGCTTCTACTTCACGCCGAAGGACGGCGAGGCGCTCATCACGCGCGCGCAGGACCCGTACGACAACGCGGTGCCGAGCGGCTCCTCGATCGCGTGCCGCGCGCTCCTCCGCCTCGGCGCGCTCGTCGGCGATCGCTACGCCGCGATCGCGGAGCGCGAGCTGGTCCGCCTCGCCCCCGAAGCGGCGAAGAACCCGTTCGCGTACGGCCAGTCCATCTGCGAGCTCGATCGCCTCGTCCGCGGCTCCGTCGACGTGGTCCTCGTCGGCCCCCGCGCCGACGCCCGCACGAAGTCCCTCGCCCGCGCGACGTTCACGCAGTGGCTCCCGAACCGCACCGTGGCGTGGCTCGACCCCACCGACGCCGCGACGCTCGAAGCCTGCTCCGCCCTCGCGGAGGGCAAGCCCGCGCAGGACGCGCCCGCGGCCTACGTCTGCCGCGGCCGCACCTGCTCGCTCCCGGTCACGACCCCGGCCGAGCTCCTGCCGCTGCTGACGCCCTCCTGA
- a CDS encoding helix-turn-helix transcriptional regulator encodes METAIDGAPAPTPEFSELLRGRLDDLARQSSLTGREREVFELLVLGRSAHEMATVLGITARTVKFHQQRVLEKIGADTRLDILRVLL; translated from the coding sequence ATGGAGACGGCGATCGACGGCGCGCCGGCGCCGACCCCGGAGTTCAGCGAGCTCCTCCGGGGACGGCTCGACGACCTCGCGCGCCAGTCGTCGCTCACCGGGCGGGAGCGCGAGGTCTTCGAGCTCCTCGTCCTCGGCCGGAGCGCCCACGAAATGGCGACCGTCCTCGGCATCACCGCGCGCACGGTGAAGTTCCATCAGCAACGCGTCCTCGAGAAGATCGGCGCCGACACCCGCCTCGACATCCTGCGCGTCCTGTTGTGA